From the genome of Silene latifolia isolate original U9 population unplaced genomic scaffold, ASM4854445v1 scaffold_290, whole genome shotgun sequence, one region includes:
- the LOC141639175 gene encoding dirigent protein 23-like, giving the protein MTKISLLLIQIFKFLAITVIIVGYTQAGWAEAGHVKWGETSRHNQYEHKTILQFYFHDNITGDALTAVKIAEPEDASPGVTGFGKLFMADEPLTIHPDPASKLVGRAQGMWGRSSMTDRTLFMSFTYVFFQGIYNGSSVSILGRNLVTQPIREMPVVGGTGLFRMARGYALAQTYFINTTSLNAVVGYNLTIFH; this is encoded by the coding sequence ATGACCAAGATTAGTCTCCTCCTAATTCAAATCTTCAAGTTTTTAGCTATAACAGTCATAATTGTAGGATACACACAAGCGGGTTGGGCTGAAGCCGGGCACGTAAAATGGGGCGAAACTAGTCGTCATAACCAGTATGAGCACAAAACCATCCTACAATTCTACTTCCACGACAACATCACCGGAGACGCTCTGACTGCAGTCAAGATAGCCGAGCCGGAAGACGCCTCCCCGGGTGTTACTGGGTTTGGCAAGTTGTTCATGGCTGATGAGCCGCTTACCATTCATCCAGACCCGGCTTCCAAGCTAGTTGGTCGAGCTCAAGGGATGTGGGGACGATCCTCCATGACTGATCGTACCCTCTTCATGTCCTTCACTTATGTCTTCTTTCAAGGCATCTACAATGGCAGCTCCGTTAGCATTTTGGGCCGAAACTTGGTCACTCAGCCCATTAGAGAAATGCCCGTTGTTGGTGGGACTGGACTATTTAGGATGGCCAGAGGCTATGCTTTAGCCCAAACTTACTTTATTAATACTACTTCCTTGAATGCTGTTGTTGGTTATAATCTCACTATTTTCCATTAA